A window of Mobula hypostoma chromosome 7, sMobHyp1.1, whole genome shotgun sequence genomic DNA:
GTAAGGCAGCACTGAGGTTCGCAGCAGGTGGCTGTACATTTGCTGTGAGTGGGAAGACAGCAGTTGTCGATGCTGCACAGAGCCTGGAACCATGACGCGTGAAACAGGAAGGCCCGAGGATAATACTGGCACCACAACCGAATCAGACTTTCCATCCTCTTCAGCGTTTTTATTCAAATCAACCAACTGAAAATGGGCTCCAAATTTTTCCGCCACGTTCTGAAGGTCTGGGCAAGAAGTTCCATTCAGATAGGAGCCCGGGAGTGCCCCTTTCTTGTTATCCTCGTCACCACTCGAGGACAAATCCTGATGACTGGACAGATCCGATCCTTGGCACTTCAGAGGCTTTTTATCTTGGCTGACTTTGGCCAAGCTGGACATCAGTGGCTTCTTTCTCGGTGGCTCTTCGTCCTCTTTCCTTGGCTCTTCCAGGTGGGCTGGAGAAAAGCTTTGCTCAGCTGGTATCATGCTGCTGAAAGGGAACAGTCTCCTTTCAGTGTTGTTTGGACATTCATCTTGACAGCTCTTTGCTTGGTCCAAATTTAGGGATGTTCCAGAAGGCACATGGAGATCACTCTTTGCCGGAGCTCTCCAAACACCATCCAGGGTAGTGGTCGCTTCCGATACAGCAGGAAATGAAGGCAATTTAGGTAGATCTGTCAAGTGTTTCCCTCCTGCCTCAGAGACAAAACCAGCTCTTTTGTCCTGAGGGCTCTCGTTATTGACTGCAGAATGATCTGGCTTCTGGGTCTTCGGGTATTTTGGTAGACTTAAATCTGTGGGCATATCATCGGACATAACTCCAGAACCTAGGCTCACGGGCGATGAACTAAGTGACTCTACACCAGAGCTATGATCTGAGTGAGTAGAGTCTCTTCCCTGTTCAATCACCTCTGTGCAACTGGCATCTAGTCGCAGCTTCTTGACTGGTTGCTCGTTTTTCTTATGGCTTTCCCTGTTCTCACAAAGATTTTGCAGAGACTGAGGAATTGGATAAACAGAAGCATCCTTCTGTGATACACAGACTGTTGCATCCATGAATTCAGCAATTCTCTTTCCTGATGAACCCCTATTTGACTTGCTGAGATTCAGTGGAGAGGACTGCTCCCTGTACTGTACAGAAGGCTCACATTTTGATGGTAACTGTTTGTTAGACAAATTCTGAGGTAAAATCTCATACAGTTGCCCATTAGGATCATATATATAGCTGCAGTCCTTGGATTTGCTCAAATTCAAACCTTCTTCTACCAAAGCCAACTTCATCGGGTGACCCAGCGAAGCTCCACTGCCATTACCTACACGTAGACCCAATGGTCTCAAGTTCAGTTCATGCTCTGCTTTGGAACCTGCAAGATGTTTGACTGTACTTGAGGGTGGCGTAGATGAATTTCCCTTCACTGGTCGTATTCCATTCAGTTGTTCGAAACCAAGCCTCTTTGCTGGCTGAGGGACACCTTTAGATTCTTTTTGCACAAGCCCTGCCACATGATGCACTCCAGGCTCGCGTAGAGATGTGGTGCAGACTTTGATCTTTTGACCATTTGATGGAATGCCCTGGGGCTGTTCTACCTTGAGGTGCCTGTGCAAAGTAGGTTTGGATAGATCCTTGGATGTGGCCAAACCAAGCCGGCTCTTGAGAACATCAAGAGGCGAAATGCCTTCAGGCAACTGGAAGTTCAATATTCCAGAGTGAAGATGCTGGAACATTGCAGACTGAAAGATGGGCTTACTGCCCTCTGTGCCCACGTACAGATTCTGTTTAACACTGGGGCCACCAGACAAGTCCTGAGGGTGAAGGGGTGACTTCTGTTTTTTCCCCACATTTGGACACTCTCGATTTTCCTGGTTTCTTATTTTGTGTTCGTGTGTTCGAAATGTTTTAGCCTCCAGTTTCTCACTTGTGTTCTGTCCTGTGGGAGGGCAAGCCTTGCTTCCAGAACGTTCCTCTACATTCGACGCAACATTgtctttgcttttacattttagTGTTTGCACTTGTTTGTCTTGGGAGTTGTCCTGAGTATTTAAGTGTTGAGCGGTGATAGTCCTTTGTCTGTTCTCTTGGCATTTCTCACCTCGTGGTTGCTTATCCTGGAAGAAATGGAgaaagtgaatcagaatcaggttttttaatCATtgacaacacactggaggaactcagcaggtcgggcagcatctgtggaaacgaatagtcaatgtttcaggccaagacctttcgccaggactgaagagggaggaggtggtgggggggggagggtgggaaggagaaggctggtaggtgccaggtgaaaaaccagtaaggggaaagatcaaggggtggg
This region includes:
- the LOC134349387 gene encoding AT-rich interactive domain-containing protein 5B-like isoform X2; translation: MEPLKIEWIGSPCGSHGPYTFYRAFSLPEPGSSGQGKAPRTLTARLGQFLFVRCQPHEPECIAELQLLWEDRSRQQLLASTRLYFSPEDTPQGRNLHHGQDEVIAVSRKVIIRLQDLAKWVCTKTSQWATNAQESKPDTMNLDNSEYNEDSELHVSPPSDCHLTSNVGNECEHSGYKDDLPQVKILSYPQYCRYRAIRKRIQKASARCADEAQLLALGGILLMNQNTKILYCRETFEHPTLGNNKSICDEFAPRVLTRTSAGRVVRTRLQITARPQSLTLLHYQLTGATDLKGRSRKKKPRITKGDESPSRESRQPSQSDAKEEKDKVESENMAAGNGQAYQPDNPSELLSAEQHFLKALHSFMCDRNTPIARIPHLGFKKIDLFVMFTVTQRLGGYDAVTARRLWKHIYDELGGNPGSTSAATCTRRHYERLILPYERYLKGEEHKPLPPAKPRKHTTSTSEDSEKDVKTKNGELDMKVKKGQDVTQILEKEDKQPRGEKCQENRQRTITAQHLNTQDNSQDKQVQTLKCKSKDNVASNVEERSGSKACPPTGQNTSEKLEAKTFRTHEHKIRNQENRECPNVGKKQKSPLHPQDLSGGPSVKQNLYVGTEGSKPIFQSAMFQHLHSGILNFQLPEGISPLDVLKSRLGLATSKDLSKPTLHRHLKVEQPQGIPSNGQKIKVCTTSLREPGVHHVAGLVQKESKGVPQPAKRLGFEQLNGIRPVKGNSSTPPSSTVKHLAGSKAEHELNLRPLGLRVGNGSGASLGHPMKLALVEEGLNLSKSKDCSYIYDPNGQLYEILPQNLSNKQLPSKCEPSVQYREQSSPLNLSKSNRGSSGKRIAEFMDATVCVSQKDASVYPIPQSLQNLCENRESHKKNEQPVKKLRLDASCTEVIEQGRDSTHSDHSSGVESLSSSPVSLGSGVMSDDMPTDLSLPKYPKTQKPDHSAVNNESPQDKRAGFVSEAGGKHLTDLPKLPSFPAVSEATTTLDGVWRAPAKSDLHVPSGTSLNLDQAKSCQDECPNNTERRLFPFSSMIPAEQSFSPAHLEEPRKEDEEPPRKKPLMSSLAKVSQDKKPLKCQGSDLSSHQDLSSSGDEDNKKGALPGSYLNGTSCPDLQNVAEKFGAHFQLVDLNKNAEEDGKSDSVVVPVLSSGLPVSRVMVPGSVQHRQLLSSHSQQMYSHLLRTSVLPYDEVVMRRLSSSPSALSPSHLSTVYPEKRM
- the LOC134349387 gene encoding AT-rich interactive domain-containing protein 5B-like isoform X1, with the protein product MCFVSGILVINGFASLFLFLFLSPSFSLSVCSSTLQWIGSPCGSHGPYTFYRAFSLPEPGSSGQGKAPRTLTARLGQFLFVRCQPHEPECIAELQLLWEDRSRQQLLASTRLYFSPEDTPQGRNLHHGQDEVIAVSRKVIIRLQDLAKWVCTKTSQWATNAQESKPDTMNLDNSEYNEDSELHVSPPSDCHLTSNVGNECEHSGYKDDLPQVKILSYPQYCRYRAIRKRIQKASARCADEAQLLALGGILLMNQNTKILYCRETFEHPTLGNNKSICDEFAPRVLTRTSAGRVVRTRLQITARPQSLTLLHYQLTGATDLKGRSRKKKPRITKGDESPSRESRQPSQSDAKEEKDKVESENMAAGNGQAYQPDNPSELLSAEQHFLKALHSFMCDRNTPIARIPHLGFKKIDLFVMFTVTQRLGGYDAVTARRLWKHIYDELGGNPGSTSAATCTRRHYERLILPYERYLKGEEHKPLPPAKPRKHTTSTSEDSEKDVKTKNGELDMKVKKGQDVTQILEKEDKQPRGEKCQENRQRTITAQHLNTQDNSQDKQVQTLKCKSKDNVASNVEERSGSKACPPTGQNTSEKLEAKTFRTHEHKIRNQENRECPNVGKKQKSPLHPQDLSGGPSVKQNLYVGTEGSKPIFQSAMFQHLHSGILNFQLPEGISPLDVLKSRLGLATSKDLSKPTLHRHLKVEQPQGIPSNGQKIKVCTTSLREPGVHHVAGLVQKESKGVPQPAKRLGFEQLNGIRPVKGNSSTPPSSTVKHLAGSKAEHELNLRPLGLRVGNGSGASLGHPMKLALVEEGLNLSKSKDCSYIYDPNGQLYEILPQNLSNKQLPSKCEPSVQYREQSSPLNLSKSNRGSSGKRIAEFMDATVCVSQKDASVYPIPQSLQNLCENRESHKKNEQPVKKLRLDASCTEVIEQGRDSTHSDHSSGVESLSSSPVSLGSGVMSDDMPTDLSLPKYPKTQKPDHSAVNNESPQDKRAGFVSEAGGKHLTDLPKLPSFPAVSEATTTLDGVWRAPAKSDLHVPSGTSLNLDQAKSCQDECPNNTERRLFPFSSMIPAEQSFSPAHLEEPRKEDEEPPRKKPLMSSLAKVSQDKKPLKCQGSDLSSHQDLSSSGDEDNKKGALPGSYLNGTSCPDLQNVAEKFGAHFQLVDLNKNAEEDGKSDSVVVPVLSSGLPVSRVMVPGSVQHRQLLSSHSQQMYSHLLRTSVLPYDEVVMRRLSSSPSALSPSHLSTVYPEKRM